A region of Stegostoma tigrinum isolate sSteTig4 chromosome 3, sSteTig4.hap1, whole genome shotgun sequence DNA encodes the following proteins:
- the LOC125451058 gene encoding CXXC-type zinc finger protein 4-like isoform X2: MSAGGTGVCIGKEEASVVLVDSEPEDERTGRALREEEAPGGGAPASSRLGGPRCKHESERLRERQAAATCTPNSGPALQSEPPPQRPQPGLTTGERLQQRRLEDGAFPAPLGALSLPPGIIIMTAPLHSPAALTDGALQLASLPDCTLLAPPGPGSAPGPAKRKRKRCGLCSPCRRLINCGECSSCRNRKTGHQICKLRKCEELKKKPGSSPEIIDRGHYRFTWEHSPPLTRQI, encoded by the coding sequence ATGTCTGCTGGAGGAACCGGTGTTTGCATTGGGAAAGAGGAGGCGAGCGTGGTGCTGGTGGATTCGGAGCCCGAAGATGAGCGCACCGGCCGAGCTTTGCGAGAAGAGGAGGCGCCAGGCGGCGGCGCCCCCGCCAGCAGCAGACTGGGTGGACCCCGCTGCAAACATGAGAGTGAGCGGCTCCGGGAGAGGCAGGCGGCCGCTACGTGCACCCCGAACAGCGGGCCCGCTCTGCAGAGCGAGCCGCCGCCGCAGCGCCCCCAGCCCGGGCTAACTACAGGCGAGAGGCTGCAGCAGCGGCGGCTGGAGGACGGCGCTTTCCCCGCCCCCCTGGGAGCTCTCTCCCTGCCCCCCGGCATCATCATCATGACCGCCCCCCTGCACTCGCCCGCGGCTCTAACCGACGGGGCGCTGCAGCTCGCCAGTCTGCCCGACTGCACTCTGCTCGCTCCCCCGGGCCCGGGCTCAGCACCAGGACCGGCcaagaggaagagaaagaggtGCGGGCTCTGTTCACCCTGCAGGAGGCTCATCAACTGCGGCGAGTGCAGCAGCTGCCGGAACCGCAAAACCGGCCACCAGATCTGCAAGCTGCGGAAATGTGAGGAACTGAAGAAAAAGCCAGGCTCTTCACCAGAG
- the LOC125451058 gene encoding CXXC-type zinc finger protein 4-like isoform X3, with protein sequence MSAGGTGVCIGKEEASVVLVDSEPEDERTGRALREEEAPGGGAPASSRLGGPRCKHESERLRERQAAATCTPNSGPALQSEPPPQRPQPGLTTGERLQQRRLEDGAFPAPLGALSLPPGIIIMTAPLHSPAALTDGALQLASLPDCTLLAPPGPGSAPGPAKRKRKRCGLCSPCRRLINCGECSSCRNRKTGHQICKLRKCEELKKKPGSSPERVIVPGGGEAFRWFF encoded by the coding sequence ATGTCTGCTGGAGGAACCGGTGTTTGCATTGGGAAAGAGGAGGCGAGCGTGGTGCTGGTGGATTCGGAGCCCGAAGATGAGCGCACCGGCCGAGCTTTGCGAGAAGAGGAGGCGCCAGGCGGCGGCGCCCCCGCCAGCAGCAGACTGGGTGGACCCCGCTGCAAACATGAGAGTGAGCGGCTCCGGGAGAGGCAGGCGGCCGCTACGTGCACCCCGAACAGCGGGCCCGCTCTGCAGAGCGAGCCGCCGCCGCAGCGCCCCCAGCCCGGGCTAACTACAGGCGAGAGGCTGCAGCAGCGGCGGCTGGAGGACGGCGCTTTCCCCGCCCCCCTGGGAGCTCTCTCCCTGCCCCCCGGCATCATCATCATGACCGCCCCCCTGCACTCGCCCGCGGCTCTAACCGACGGGGCGCTGCAGCTCGCCAGTCTGCCCGACTGCACTCTGCTCGCTCCCCCGGGCCCGGGCTCAGCACCAGGACCGGCcaagaggaagagaaagaggtGCGGGCTCTGTTCACCCTGCAGGAGGCTCATCAACTGCGGCGAGTGCAGCAGCTGCCGGAACCGCAAAACCGGCCACCAGATCTGCAAGCTGCGGAAATGTGAGGAACTGAAGAAAAAGCCAGGCTCTTCACCAGAG